One segment of Tamlana crocina DNA contains the following:
- the hemA gene encoding glutamyl-tRNA reductase — MQKYNISRSHYFYAIGLSYKKADADIRGRFSLDDDSKQALLAQAKENNIESLVVTSTCNRTEIYGFAQHPFQLIQLLCDNTNGTVDEFQKVAYVYKNKEAITHMFRVGSGLDSQILGDFEIISQLKTSAKLSRKHGLLNHFTERLVNAVIQASKRIKTETDISSGATSVSFASVQYILNSVEDVANKNILLFGTGKIGRNTCENLVKHTKNEHITLINRTKDKAERIGGKFNLVVKDYANLQEEINQSDILIVATGAQRPTIDKHLIQSKKPLLILDLSIPKNVDSNVKELHNVQLIHLDYLSKITDETLEARKQHIPSAEAIIEEVKTEFNSWLETRKFAPTIKALKHKLSDFAAAELDTQRRKNADFNEAQAALISNNIIQKITNHFAHHLKDDNISTDDSLELIKKVFQLEESPKANV, encoded by the coding sequence ATGCAGAAGTACAATATTTCACGTAGTCATTATTTTTACGCCATTGGCTTAAGTTACAAAAAGGCCGACGCCGATATTCGTGGGCGTTTTAGTTTAGATGATGACTCCAAACAAGCTCTTCTTGCCCAAGCAAAAGAAAACAACATTGAAAGCTTGGTGGTTACTTCTACCTGTAACCGTACCGAGATTTATGGTTTTGCACAGCATCCTTTTCAACTTATACAATTGCTTTGCGACAACACCAATGGTACGGTTGACGAATTCCAGAAAGTAGCGTACGTTTACAAAAACAAAGAGGCTATTACCCACATGTTTCGTGTAGGTTCTGGGTTGGACAGCCAAATTTTGGGTGATTTTGAAATCATAAGTCAATTAAAAACCAGCGCCAAGTTATCGCGCAAGCACGGTTTACTGAACCACTTTACCGAACGTTTGGTAAACGCCGTAATACAAGCAAGCAAGCGCATAAAAACCGAAACCGATATTTCTTCTGGCGCCACTTCGGTATCATTTGCATCGGTGCAATATATTCTCAACTCGGTTGAAGATGTTGCCAACAAAAACATTTTACTTTTCGGAACAGGAAAAATTGGACGAAACACTTGCGAAAATTTGGTGAAACACACCAAAAATGAGCATATCACCCTAATTAACCGCACCAAGGATAAAGCGGAAAGAATTGGCGGAAAGTTCAATTTAGTGGTTAAGGATTATGCCAATTTGCAGGAAGAAATCAACCAATCGGATATCCTTATTGTCGCTACTGGTGCACAGCGCCCAACTATCGACAAACATTTAATTCAGTCTAAAAAACCATTATTGATTTTAGATTTGTCCATCCCCAAAAATGTGGACAGTAATGTTAAGGAATTGCACAATGTGCAGTTGATACATTTGGATTATCTTTCTAAAATTACCGATGAAACCTTAGAAGCCAGAAAACAGCATATCCCTTCGGCAGAAGCCATTATTGAAGAGGTAAAAACTGAATTCAACAGTTGGTTGGAAACCCGCAAATTCGCCCCAACCATTAAAGCCTTAAAACATAAGCTCTCTGATTTTGCAGCTGCAGAATTAGATACCCAACGCCGAAAAAATGCCGATTTCAATGAAGCTCAAGCGGCGTTAATCAGCAATAACATCATTCAAAAAATAACCAATCACTTTGCGCATCATCTAAAGGATGACAATATTTCGACGGACGACAGCCTCGAACTTATTAAAAAAGTGTTTCAGTTAGAAGAATCTCCAAAAGCGAATGTCTAA
- a CDS encoding AraC family transcriptional regulator, protein MNKEIKPGKSIAKSSFEETRIEDGFMVLAFKNEASEVQNLAKEIDSDYIQFHFCVKGSGQFVFNEGRYRLNILEENSLLLYNPQRDLPIDLEINPHSWMVSILISIKKFHGLFSQEADYITFLSEDNRHKKYYKDGVISPSMAIVLNQIINYNLNTSIKPLYFKGKAYELLSLYFNRSEDADVEQCPFLVDETNVIKIRKAKDIIVSRMAEPPSLQELADEIGLSLKKLKEGFKQIYGDSVFSFLFDYKMEVARKLLESGENNVNEVGHKVGYSTSSHFISAFKKKYGTTPKKYIMSLN, encoded by the coding sequence ATGAATAAAGAAATCAAACCAGGAAAAAGTATCGCCAAAAGTTCTTTTGAAGAAACCAGAATAGAAGATGGCTTTATGGTTTTGGCGTTTAAGAACGAGGCGAGTGAAGTGCAAAACCTTGCAAAAGAAATAGATAGCGATTATATACAATTTCATTTCTGTGTGAAGGGTTCTGGACAGTTCGTTTTCAATGAAGGGCGTTACCGATTGAATATTCTCGAAGAAAACTCGTTGCTGCTGTACAATCCGCAGCGCGATTTGCCTATCGATTTAGAGATTAATCCGCATTCATGGATGGTTTCCATTTTGATTTCTATTAAAAAATTCCATGGGTTGTTTTCGCAAGAGGCTGATTATATCACGTTTTTAAGTGAAGACAACCGTCACAAAAAATATTATAAAGATGGGGTTATTTCACCATCCATGGCTATTGTGCTCAATCAGATTATCAACTATAACCTTAATACATCCATAAAACCGTTGTATTTTAAGGGCAAGGCCTACGAGTTGCTGAGCCTGTATTTTAACAGGAGCGAAGATGCCGATGTCGAGCAGTGCCCGTTTTTGGTGGATGAAACCAACGTGATAAAAATAAGAAAGGCGAAAGATATTATCGTTTCACGCATGGCCGAGCCGCCAAGTTTGCAAGAGTTGGCCGATGAAATTGGCCTGAGCCTTAAAAAACTGAAAGAAGGCTTTAAACAGATTTATGGCGATTCAGTTTTTAGTTTTTTATTCGACTATAAAATGGAAGTGGCACGAAAACTATTGGAGTCGGGCGAAAATAATGTGAACGAAGTAGGGCATAAGGTGGGTTACAGTACATCCAGCCATTTTATTTCGGCCTTTAAAAAGAAATACGGCACCACGCCAAAAAAATATATCATGTCTTTAAATTAG
- the hemC gene encoding hydroxymethylbilane synthase, which translates to MSKTIRIGTRDSELALWQAKTVQKQLEHLGHKTELVPVKSTGDIVLDKPLYEMGITGIFTRTLDIAMLNHDIDIAVHSLKDVPTLLPKGIVQVAVLKRGNVNDTLVFKHNEEFLGAKEAVVATGSLRRRAQWLNRFPTHTIVDLRGNVNSRLQKLKDNEWNGAIFAAAGIGRIGIRPEESINLDWMIPAPAQGAIMITALDEDEFVKNACAELNHEETEICTTIERQFLNKLEGGCTAPIGALAYIKDEEVHFKGVLLSEDGSKRIDVTRVKKLGEHNDMAQFCADFVIERGGKRLMDNIKNATKKTNVFSTKSLTEDQRLLFNEKVVTESTDFIKISLNRIHPRFLRNEIQNVIITSKNAVEALTTNFSATELQFKNIYCVGRRTKRLIEKKIGKVTHVEKNAEHLAKYLIDFIEGTEVTYFCSDLRLDTLPTVLEENHIKVNEIEAYQTKYDGQKVEETVEGVMFYSPSTVESFVQKNNKEVIAFCIGDTTAKEAQKHFSDVRVAKVPTVESVIELVNEYYV; encoded by the coding sequence ATGTCTAAAACCATTAGAATTGGCACGCGCGATAGTGAATTAGCACTGTGGCAGGCCAAAACCGTACAAAAACAACTTGAACATTTAGGACACAAAACCGAATTGGTTCCGGTAAAATCGACGGGCGACATTGTTCTCGATAAGCCCCTCTACGAAATGGGTATTACGGGTATTTTTACGCGTACCCTCGATATTGCTATGCTAAACCACGATATCGATATTGCCGTGCACTCTTTAAAAGACGTACCCACGTTGCTCCCAAAAGGCATTGTGCAAGTGGCTGTTTTAAAACGTGGTAATGTAAACGATACTTTGGTTTTTAAGCACAACGAAGAGTTTTTAGGCGCCAAAGAAGCCGTAGTGGCCACAGGCAGTTTACGCCGTAGGGCACAATGGCTAAACCGCTTCCCAACGCATACCATTGTAGATTTGCGAGGCAACGTTAATTCACGTCTCCAAAAATTAAAGGACAACGAATGGAACGGCGCTATTTTTGCCGCTGCCGGAATTGGCCGTATTGGCATTCGTCCAGAGGAATCAATTAACCTAGATTGGATGATTCCCGCTCCCGCCCAAGGCGCTATAATGATAACGGCTTTGGATGAGGATGAATTTGTAAAAAATGCCTGTGCCGAACTCAACCACGAGGAAACCGAAATTTGCACCACCATTGAACGCCAATTTTTAAACAAATTGGAAGGTGGCTGCACCGCTCCCATTGGTGCATTGGCGTATATTAAAGATGAAGAAGTACACTTTAAAGGCGTATTGCTAAGTGAAGATGGCTCGAAACGCATTGATGTGACCCGAGTTAAAAAGCTGGGTGAACACAACGACATGGCGCAATTCTGTGCCGATTTTGTGATTGAACGCGGCGGAAAACGTTTAATGGACAACATTAAAAACGCAACGAAGAAAACCAACGTGTTTTCTACCAAATCACTTACCGAAGACCAACGTTTACTGTTTAATGAAAAGGTGGTTACAGAAAGCACCGATTTTATAAAAATCAGCTTAAACCGCATCCATCCTCGTTTTCTGAGAAACGAAATACAAAACGTTATCATTACCAGTAAAAATGCGGTGGAAGCGTTGACGACCAATTTTTCGGCCACCGAATTGCAATTCAAAAACATTTATTGTGTTGGGCGAAGAACCAAACGCCTTATTGAAAAGAAAATTGGCAAAGTTACACACGTCGAAAAAAACGCTGAACATTTAGCCAAATACCTTATCGACTTTATTGAAGGCACCGAAGTCACCTATTTTTGTAGCGATTTAAGGCTTGACACGTTACCTACTGTTTTAGAGGAAAACCACATAAAAGTAAATGAAATTGAAGCCTACCAAACCAAATACGATGGGCAAAAAGTAGAAGAGACCGTTGAAGGCGTGATGTTTTACAGTCCGTCAACCGTGGAAAGCTTTGTTCAAAAAAACAACAAAGAAGTGATTGCTTTTTGCATTGGCGACACCACAGCAAAAGAGGCCCAAAAGCATTTTAGTGACGTAAGAGTGGCCAAAGTACCAACCGTAGAAAGTGTTATTGAGTTGGTAAATGAATATTATGTATAA